A section of the Clostridium felsineum DSM 794 genome encodes:
- a CDS encoding DUF3237 domain-containing protein, producing the protein MEKAEIKEMDYEEVFSITITVDTPILIGQDDIVGRRQLIPIVSGTVSGNDFNGKVLPGGIDSQVIRPDGKCELSARYAIELDDGNKIYIENNGIRTVPDEYIAAVKNGEFVDPNAYYFRTIPTFETYSQKYKWLMNHIFLCYATRLPENVLLKFYKIS; encoded by the coding sequence ATGGAAAAAGCTGAAATAAAAGAAATGGATTATGAAGAGGTATTTAGTATTACAATAACAGTTGATACACCGATTTTAATTGGTCAAGATGATATTGTTGGGAGGCGCCAACTTATTCCAATAGTTTCTGGAACAGTGAGTGGTAATGATTTTAATGGTAAAGTACTGCCTGGCGGAATTGACAGCCAAGTCATTCGCCCAGATGGAAAATGTGAACTTTCAGCAAGATATGCAATAGAATTAGACGATGGTAATAAAATTTACATTGAAAATAACGGAATTCGTACAGTCCCAGATGAATATATAGCTGCTGTAAAAAATGGTGAATTTGTTGATCCTAATGCTTATTATTTCCGTACAATTCCAACCTTTGAAACATATTCTCAAAAGTACAAATGGTTAATGAATCATATTTTTTTATGCTATGCTACTAGATTACCTGAAAACGTACTTTTAAAATTTTATAAAATTTCTTAG
- a CDS encoding GNAT family N-acetyltransferase, which translates to MDLNITEMDYNKALEISNWNYEKQFSIYNMNGSEECIKELLHGDYFAVLDNKNNLVGYYGFGAAARVPLGEDLGLYNDDIITDIGLGLNPNLCGHGVGFDFFNCGLNFAKSKLNAKNFRLTVTTFNKAAIKIYLKLGFKKVVSFPAMSSIGEIEFWIMTLVG; encoded by the coding sequence TTGGATTTAAATATAACTGAAATGGATTATAATAAAGCATTAGAAATTTCAAACTGGAATTATGAAAAACAGTTTTCTATCTATAATATGAATGGTAGTGAAGAATGCATAAAAGAGCTCCTACACGGTGACTATTTTGCTGTCCTTGATAATAAAAATAATCTTGTAGGTTACTATGGCTTTGGTGCAGCTGCTCGAGTTCCATTAGGTGAAGACTTAGGACTTTATAATGATGATATTATTACTGACATTGGCCTTGGTTTAAATCCAAATCTTTGTGGCCATGGTGTTGGTTTTGATTTTTTTAACTGTGGCTTAAACTTTGCTAAATCTAAGCTAAATGCCAAAAACTTTCGCTTAACTGTAACAACCTTTAATAAAGCTGCAATAAAAATATATTTAAAATTAGGTTTTAAAAAAGTTGTCTCATTTCCTGCAATGTCAAGTATAGGTGAAATTGAGTTTTGGATAATGACTCTAGTCGGCTAG
- a CDS encoding nucleotide sugar dehydrogenase codes for MLKQESLIKKIENKTAVVGVVGLGYVGLPLAVQSAVKGYKVIGFEVNNKKVNKINNGENYIKDILNDVLKDMVLSGRLKATSNFQFIKNVDIVLICVPTPLDKYQQPDISYVKNSVEVIGKYLHKNMMVILESTTYPGTTEELILPILEKEASLKCEEDFYLAFSPERVDPGNIKYKTENVPKVVGGIQKKSTKLAAEFYKNILEVNVHEVSSPKVAEMEKILENTYRNINIGLINEMAIICNKMNINVWEVIEAAKTKPYGFQAFYPGPGLGGHCIPLDPYYLTWKAREYNYHTRFIEISGEINNYMSKYIVERIAAILNRFNKPLRDSKILVLGIAYKKDIDDYRESPAIRIIENLKLQGAEVSFYDPYISVYKYKGKEYYGLDITKEKLGDYDLVVITTEHSKYDYDFIQKNSNFIFDVRNATKDLKDRDNIELL; via the coding sequence ATATTGAAGCAAGAAAGTTTAATTAAAAAGATAGAAAATAAAACAGCCGTTGTGGGTGTAGTAGGATTAGGATATGTTGGACTTCCACTTGCTGTTCAAAGTGCAGTTAAAGGATACAAAGTTATAGGCTTTGAGGTTAATAATAAAAAAGTAAACAAGATAAATAATGGTGAAAATTATATAAAAGATATTTTAAATGATGTTTTAAAGGATATGGTTTTAAGTGGAAGACTTAAGGCAACTTCAAATTTTCAATTTATAAAAAATGTTGATATTGTTTTAATATGTGTACCAACACCTTTAGATAAATATCAACAGCCAGATATAAGCTATGTAAAAAATTCGGTTGAAGTTATAGGAAAATATCTGCATAAAAATATGATGGTGATACTTGAAAGTACAACCTATCCGGGTACTACAGAAGAACTTATACTACCAATATTAGAAAAAGAAGCTTCATTAAAGTGTGAGGAGGATTTTTATTTGGCCTTCTCACCTGAGAGAGTTGATCCAGGTAATATAAAGTATAAGACTGAAAATGTACCTAAGGTGGTAGGTGGTATACAAAAGAAAAGCACAAAATTAGCAGCAGAATTTTATAAAAATATATTAGAAGTAAATGTGCATGAAGTTTCAAGTCCCAAGGTTGCAGAAATGGAAAAAATACTTGAAAACACGTACAGAAACATTAATATAGGACTTATAAATGAGATGGCCATTATATGTAATAAGATGAATATAAATGTTTGGGAAGTTATAGAAGCTGCCAAAACTAAGCCATATGGATTTCAGGCTTTTTATCCAGGACCAGGACTTGGGGGACACTGTATACCGCTTGATCCATATTATTTAACCTGGAAAGCTAGAGAATATAATTATCATACTCGCTTTATAGAGATTTCTGGAGAAATAAATAATTATATGAGCAAGTATATTGTAGAGAGAATAGCGGCCATATTAAACAGATTTAATAAACCATTAAGAGATTCGAAAATATTAGTTCTAGGAATAGCTTATAAAAAGGATATAGATGATTATAGAGAAAGTCCGGCTATTAGAATAATAGAAAATTTAAAATTACAAGGGGCAGAAGTGTCTTTTTATGATCCATATATATCAGTTTATAAATATAAAGGTAAAGAATATTATGGTTTAGATATTACTAAAGAAAAGTTAGGAGACTATGATTTAGTAGTTATAACCACAGAGCATAGTAAATACGATTATGATTTTATACAGAAAAATTCTAATTTTATCTTCGATGTGAGAAATGCCACAAAAGACCTAAAGGATAGGGATAATATAGAGCTTTTATAA
- the cls gene encoding cardiolipin synthase has product MKFFLKFIFHRVTFILISAFLQLFVLTFVIIKFNQYFIFFYAINIVLSIVAVLYILYKNTNPAYKIVWIVPIVLFPLFGGLFYLFFGGSKLSRRTKRKMTVIIDKLRFAVVKKEEVLKDIRLESEAAASQSRYIQNYSLFPPYKNSSTEYFSTGEEAFKKIKEELSKAKKYIFLEYFIIGRGVMWDSVLEILTRKVKEGVEVRVIYDDVGCLFTLPNGYHKTLEKIGIKCCVFNPVLPIVSFKFNNRDHRKIAVIDGIVGFTGGINLADEYINKRQKYGYWKDTVIMVEGEAVWNFTAMFLSMWNFLRGIDENFYDFKTEIKKHNTVIKGYVQPFADSPLDNETVSEIIYMNLINKANRYVYITTPYLVIGNELVMALTSAAKGGVDVRIITPRIPDKKIVNAVTKSYYKILIESGVKIYEYIPGFIHSKTYVSDDEYGVVGSINMDFRSLYLHFECGVWLYKTQSVYDIKKDFINTLKSSYEVTREDIKKVKWYSTLWRVVLRIFAPLM; this is encoded by the coding sequence TTGAAATTTTTTTTAAAATTCATATTTCATAGAGTTACGTTTATACTTATTTCTGCATTTTTGCAGTTGTTTGTTTTAACCTTTGTGATAATAAAGTTCAATCAATACTTTATTTTCTTTTATGCAATTAATATTGTCTTAAGTATTGTAGCGGTTTTGTATATATTATATAAAAATACAAATCCAGCATATAAGATTGTATGGATTGTACCTATAGTTCTTTTTCCTCTTTTTGGAGGTCTATTTTATTTGTTTTTTGGAGGAAGTAAATTAAGTAGAAGAACTAAGAGAAAAATGACAGTTATAATAGATAAGCTAAGATTTGCAGTAGTAAAGAAAGAAGAAGTATTAAAGGATATAAGGCTTGAGAGTGAAGCTGCGGCTAGTCAATCACGATATATTCAAAATTATTCACTGTTTCCTCCATATAAAAATAGTAGTACTGAATATTTTTCTACAGGGGAAGAGGCCTTTAAAAAAATAAAAGAAGAGCTTAGCAAAGCAAAAAAATATATATTTCTTGAGTATTTTATTATAGGTAGGGGTGTTATGTGGGATAGTGTTCTTGAAATATTGACCAGAAAAGTAAAGGAGGGAGTAGAGGTTAGAGTTATATATGATGATGTGGGATGTTTGTTTACGCTGCCCAATGGATACCACAAAACTCTCGAGAAGATAGGCATTAAGTGCTGCGTCTTTAATCCTGTACTTCCAATAGTATCCTTTAAGTTTAATAATCGTGATCATAGAAAAATTGCAGTAATTGATGGTATAGTTGGTTTTACAGGCGGTATAAATTTAGCAGATGAATATATAAACAAACGTCAAAAGTATGGATATTGGAAAGATACTGTTATTATGGTTGAAGGCGAGGCAGTTTGGAATTTTACTGCTATGTTTTTATCAATGTGGAATTTTTTAAGGGGAATAGATGAAAACTTTTATGATTTTAAAACAGAAATAAAAAAGCATAACACAGTTATAAAAGGTTATGTTCAGCCCTTTGCAGATAGCCCATTAGACAACGAAACTGTATCAGAAATTATATATATGAACTTAATAAATAAGGCAAATAGGTATGTTTATATTACAACACCATATTTGGTAATAGGCAATGAACTGGTAATGGCATTGACTTCAGCAGCAAAAGGAGGAGTGGATGTAAGAATTATCACACCACGTATTCCAGATAAGAAAATCGTTAATGCTGTTACCAAATCGTATTACAAAATACTTATTGAAAGCGGAGTGAAAATTTATGAGTATATTCCAGGCTTTATACATTCAAAAACATATGTTTCAGATGATGAGTATGGTGTAGTTGGAAGTATAAACATGGATTTTAGGAGCTTATATCTTCATTTTGAGTGTGGTGTATGGTTATACAAGACCCAAAGTGTTTATGATATAAAAAAAGATTTTATTAATACATTAAAAAGTAGTTATGAGGTTACAAGAGAGGACATAAAAAAGGTTAAATGGTATAGTACTTTGTGGCGTGTTGTATTAAGAATTTTTGCACCCTTAATGTAA
- a CDS encoding tetratricopeptide repeat-containing glycosyltransferase family 2 protein, translated as MKNEISLCMIVKNEGKYLFQCLDSVKDLVDEMIIVDTGSTDNTVEIAKKFGADIHYFKWNNSFSDARNESLKYVTKDWILVMDGDDEFSKEDKERFKELVSSNLKENCLYYFETLSYCGEFIDSNNISVNLNPRLFKNNYGYRYEGIVHNQLVNTENVIESVVYNIRIYHYGYLNAVSKEKDKRGRNIPLLKKQLEKDPQDRFAHFNIGNEYYVIGDFKKALEHYNKAYEAFNPSSGFGFVLMTRLILTNYTLGEYDKAIEFANIGSKYYPRATDIYFLKAFAYEDTNRLTLAIKELKTCLEIGEPPSNLKLYYGSWSFKASYEIAKIYLTLKDYDEAYNYCIKTINSKSDFVEPVYIIGHILKEKNVPIEEFKNKIEGLFSDYPTAYFFIANIFYNEGYFNEALEYAEKCENSGFSSEQILDIKLKVMMKTGKFKECIEANYFTEDSILYFNSHMYKVLSYVLEEKLETAKNELNLFEGKELKEYDKKEFQVYTQFVKLFMNKETEIISEDKKDTAYTDFIFDICEILLVNKLFDQFEKALNLFNLISDESVLLRLSKLYYKYGFKSLAKKEALRSIKEFELFDNEILDILR; from the coding sequence ATGAAAAATGAAATAAGTCTGTGTATGATAGTAAAGAATGAAGGGAAATACTTATTTCAATGTTTAGATAGTGTTAAGGATCTTGTAGATGAGATGATCATAGTAGACACAGGATCTACTGATAATACAGTTGAAATAGCTAAAAAGTTTGGAGCTGATATTCATTATTTTAAATGGAATAACAGTTTTAGTGATGCTAGGAATGAATCTCTAAAATATGTTACCAAGGATTGGATACTTGTAATGGATGGTGATGACGAATTCTCTAAAGAAGATAAAGAAAGATTTAAGGAACTCGTTAGTAGCAACTTAAAAGAAAATTGTCTATATTATTTTGAAACTTTAAGTTATTGTGGTGAATTTATAGACAGCAATAATATAAGTGTTAATTTAAATCCAAGATTATTTAAAAATAATTATGGGTATAGGTATGAGGGAATTGTTCATAATCAGTTAGTTAATACTGAAAATGTAATAGAAAGTGTAGTGTACAATATAAGAATATATCATTATGGATACTTAAATGCGGTTTCGAAAGAAAAGGATAAAAGAGGAAGAAATATACCACTTTTAAAGAAGCAGCTTGAAAAGGATCCACAAGATAGGTTTGCACATTTTAATATTGGAAATGAATATTATGTTATAGGTGATTTTAAAAAAGCATTAGAACATTACAATAAAGCATATGAAGCTTTTAATCCATCCTCCGGTTTTGGATTTGTTCTTATGACAAGATTAATACTTACTAATTACACTCTTGGTGAATATGATAAAGCAATTGAGTTTGCTAATATTGGGAGCAAGTACTATCCAAGAGCTACAGATATATATTTTTTAAAGGCTTTTGCATATGAAGATACTAATAGACTTACACTTGCAATAAAAGAATTAAAAACCTGTCTTGAAATTGGAGAGCCACCTTCAAATTTGAAGCTATATTATGGGAGTTGGAGTTTTAAAGCTTCATATGAAATAGCTAAAATATATTTAACTTTAAAGGATTATGATGAGGCATATAATTATTGTATTAAAACTATAAATAGCAAAAGCGATTTTGTAGAGCCTGTATATATTATAGGACATATACTAAAAGAAAAGAACGTGCCTATAGAGGAGTTTAAAAATAAAATTGAAGGACTATTTTCTGATTATCCAACAGCATATTTTTTTATAGCTAATATTTTTTATAATGAAGGATATTTTAATGAGGCACTTGAATATGCCGAAAAATGTGAAAATAGTGGATTTAGTAGTGAGCAGATATTAGATATAAAACTTAAAGTTATGATGAAAACTGGTAAATTCAAAGAGTGTATAGAAGCTAATTATTTTACAGAGGATAGTATTCTGTATTTTAATTCTCATATGTATAAAGTTTTAAGCTATGTGCTAGAAGAAAAACTCGAAACTGCAAAAAATGAATTAAATCTTTTTGAGGGAAAAGAGCTTAAAGAATACGATAAAAAAGAGTTTCAAGTATATACTCAATTTGTAAAGTTATTCATGAATAAAGAAACAGAGATTATTTCAGAGGACAAGAAAGATACAGCGTATACTGATTTTATATTTGATATTTGTGAAATATTGCTTGTAAATAAGTTATTTGATCAATTTGAAAAGGCACTAAATTTATTTAATCTAATAAGTGATGAAAGTGTACTTTTAAGGCTTTCCAAATTATATTATAAATATGGTTTTAAAAGTCTGGCAAAAAAAGAAGCGTTAAGGTCAATAAAGGAATTTGAGTTATTTGACAATGAAATTTTAGATATATTGAGGTGA
- a CDS encoding amidase domain-containing protein, with the protein MSKFNFFILTLIILVCFPPLNTFAFTITPLETNKELLQTEVEKIYNIRSSCLVSGDPTPLGESFDTKKKLGKYSLEHETMRIKYLKDWSSARGIQFKSIKSFVRIKRIMPRGNSIRLALEESYKFDYIYKDDLEPKLNSFGVGIRHTTTLVKPNDKWLISSDWYTDCFEDALQSYATDAQPYLYKQNNTKPIIASMNYRTYDRLKAIAYADKYCGAAWGSSNDFKYNPKYMDFNGAGGDCTNFVSQALGDKEAGGLPQDGTWRCPMVKYGRATGSRAWSNADGLKNYLIYSGKGSVIKAGTFKELTEASSEPAISKLDFGDIVCYEKGRGNIDHFALVTSFDSHGYPLVNSHTTDRYHVPWDLGWGDKKIRFFLIKMH; encoded by the coding sequence ATAAGCAAATTTAATTTTTTTATTCTAACGTTAATTATATTGGTGTGCTTCCCCCCGCTCAATACTTTTGCCTTTACTATAACACCTTTAGAAACAAATAAAGAACTCTTACAGACAGAAGTAGAAAAAATTTATAATATACGTTCCTCCTGTCTTGTTTCAGGAGACCCTACTCCTTTAGGTGAAAGCTTTGATACAAAAAAAAAGCTAGGAAAGTATTCGTTGGAACACGAGACTATGCGTATAAAATATTTAAAAGACTGGTCAAGTGCTCGTGGAATCCAATTTAAAAGTATAAAATCTTTTGTAAGAATAAAAAGAATCATGCCACGAGGGAATTCTATACGGCTTGCTTTAGAGGAATCCTATAAATTTGATTATATATATAAGGATGACTTAGAACCTAAATTAAATTCCTTTGGAGTAGGAATTAGACATACTACAACTTTAGTAAAACCCAACGATAAGTGGCTAATTTCTAGTGATTGGTATACAGATTGCTTTGAAGATGCACTTCAATCTTACGCCACTGATGCACAACCTTATTTATATAAACAAAATAATACGAAACCAATAATCGCTTCAATGAATTATAGAACTTATGATAGATTGAAAGCTATTGCTTATGCCGATAAATACTGTGGTGCAGCTTGGGGGAGCAGCAATGATTTCAAATATAATCCCAAATACATGGACTTTAACGGTGCTGGAGGCGACTGCACAAATTTTGTTTCTCAAGCTTTAGGTGACAAAGAGGCTGGTGGTCTTCCTCAAGATGGAACTTGGCGCTGTCCTATGGTTAAATACGGAAGAGCAACTGGAAGCAGAGCTTGGTCAAATGCAGATGGATTAAAAAATTACCTTATCTATAGTGGAAAAGGTAGCGTTATTAAAGCAGGAACTTTTAAAGAACTTACAGAAGCGTCTTCTGAGCCAGCTATATCTAAACTAGATTTTGGTGATATTGTTTGCTATGAAAAAGGAAGAGGTAATATTGACCACTTTGCTCTAGTTACTTCTTTTGATTCACATGGTTATCCCTTAGTTAATTCACATACAACAGACCGATATCATGTTCCTTGGGATTTAGGTTGGGGCGATAAAAAAATAAGGTTTTTTCTTATTAAGATGCATTAA
- the htpG gene encoding molecular chaperone HtpG: MAVKEFKAESKRLLDLMINSIYTNKEIFLRELISNASDAIDKCYYRSLVDTNITFNKDDFYIRIAADKDNKTLTITDTGIGMTKEELENNLGTIAKSGSFAFKSENEAKEGVDIIGQFGVGFYSAFMVAADVTVISRSIDADEAYRWDSKGVEGYTIEACEKDTPGTEIILKMKENTEDEKYDEYLDEYKLRELIKKYSDFIKYPIKMMTKKTRPKADNDKETEEYFEDETLNSMVPIWRKNKNELKQEDYDNFYTDKHFGYDKPLKTIHSNVEGVVSYNTLLFIPASAPYDFYTKEFEKGLELYSNGVMIMQKCGDLLPDYFSFVQGLVDSPDLSLNISRELLQHDRQLKFIAKKIKDKIKNELLLMAKNDRENYIKFFESFGRQLKYGVYSDFGSNKEVLQDLLMFYSSTEKKLVTLDEYVSRMKEDQKYIYYASGENNDKIEKLPQTEVVKDKGYEILYFTDDVDEFAIKMLMKYKEKEFKSVSSKDLGFEADEKESKKETEDNKELFDFMKEALNGKVKEVRASSRLKTHPVCLSNDGELSIEMEKVLKMMPDSNNVKAEKILEVNTNHEMFNAIKTAFTDDKDKLKKYASLLYNEALLIEGLPIEDPVQFANDVASLIK; the protein is encoded by the coding sequence ATGGCTGTAAAAGAATTTAAGGCAGAATCTAAAAGACTTCTCGATTTAATGATTAACTCAATCTATACAAATAAAGAGATATTTTTAAGAGAACTTATATCAAATGCAAGTGATGCTATTGATAAGTGTTACTATCGTTCGCTTGTTGACACAAATATTACTTTCAATAAAGATGATTTTTACATAAGAATTGCAGCAGATAAAGATAATAAAACTCTAACAATTACTGATACAGGAATAGGAATGACAAAAGAAGAATTAGAAAACAATCTTGGTACTATTGCTAAAAGTGGTTCTTTTGCTTTTAAAAGCGAAAATGAAGCAAAAGAAGGAGTGGATATAATAGGTCAATTTGGAGTTGGATTTTATTCAGCCTTTATGGTAGCAGCAGATGTTACTGTAATAAGTCGTTCCATTGACGCAGATGAAGCTTATAGATGGGATTCAAAAGGTGTAGAAGGATATACTATAGAAGCGTGTGAAAAAGATACACCTGGAACTGAAATTATATTAAAGATGAAGGAAAATACTGAAGATGAAAAGTATGATGAATATTTAGATGAGTATAAATTGAGAGAACTTATTAAAAAGTATTCAGATTTCATAAAATATCCAATAAAGATGATGACTAAAAAGACAAGACCTAAAGCTGACAATGATAAGGAAACAGAAGAATATTTTGAAGATGAAACTTTAAATAGTATGGTTCCAATATGGAGAAAAAATAAAAATGAATTAAAACAAGAAGACTATGATAATTTCTATACAGATAAGCACTTTGGATATGATAAGCCGCTTAAGACCATTCATTCTAATGTGGAAGGTGTTGTAAGCTATAATACTCTTTTATTTATTCCTGCAAGTGCTCCATATGACTTTTACACAAAAGAATTTGAAAAGGGGTTAGAGCTTTATTCAAATGGTGTAATGATAATGCAAAAATGTGGAGATTTACTTCCAGATTATTTTAGCTTTGTTCAAGGTCTAGTTGATTCTCCAGATTTATCTTTAAATATATCAAGAGAACTTCTTCAACATGACAGACAGCTTAAGTTTATTGCTAAGAAAATAAAAGATAAAATTAAGAATGAACTGCTATTAATGGCTAAAAATGATCGTGAAAATTATATTAAATTCTTCGAAAGTTTTGGTAGACAATTGAAATATGGTGTTTATTCTGATTTTGGAAGTAATAAGGAAGTACTTCAAGACTTACTTATGTTCTATTCTTCAACAGAGAAAAAACTTGTAACACTTGATGAATATGTTTCAAGAATGAAAGAAGATCAAAAATATATTTACTATGCATCAGGTGAAAATAACGATAAAATTGAAAAACTTCCGCAGACAGAAGTTGTTAAAGATAAAGGATATGAAATATTATACTTCACAGATGATGTAGATGAATTTGCAATTAAAATGTTAATGAAGTATAAGGAAAAAGAATTTAAATCTGTTTCAAGTAAGGATTTAGGCTTTGAAGCTGATGAAAAAGAAAGTAAAAAAGAAACAGAAGATAATAAAGAATTATTTGATTTTATGAAAGAAGCTTTAAATGGTAAAGTTAAAGAAGTAAGAGCATCAAGTAGATTAAAAACTCATCCAGTTTGTCTTTCAAATGATGGAGAGCTGTCTATTGAGATGGAAAAAGTACTTAAAATGATGCCAGATAGCAATAATGTTAAAGCTGAAAAAATACTTGAAGTGAATACAAATCATGAAATGTTTAATGCTATTAAGACTGCATTTACAGATGACAAAGATAAATTAAAGAAGTATGCAAGTCTTCTATATAATGAGGCACTTTTAATAGAGGGACTTCCTATAGAAGATCCAGTGCAATTTGCAAATGACGTAGCAAGTTTAATAAAGTAG
- a CDS encoding chorismate pyruvate-lyase family protein gives MINYNEINIENVIESGLVDIILKNDGSTTRLLETLVGNTITVGVDSQNVISKGKLPEEVNDYFKRDTQYLFRVVSLYYNGEVLSNNVVVAEVNKLNYELNSQLEKGQIPLGKLISKTDHIRNNVCSKIFSSNELQSLFQNFKLEKNMYPVKQYTIDKEGECWFYVCEVFHYDTILKYFKISNSNKKLQLT, from the coding sequence ATGATAAATTATAATGAAATTAATATTGAAAATGTTATTGAGAGTGGATTAGTTGATATAATTTTAAAAAATGATGGTTCTACCACTAGACTTTTAGAAACTTTAGTTGGAAATACAATAACAGTAGGTGTAGATTCTCAAAACGTAATTTCAAAAGGCAAGCTTCCTGAAGAGGTTAACGATTATTTTAAAAGAGATACTCAGTATTTATTTCGTGTTGTTTCTTTGTATTACAATGGTGAAGTACTTTCAAATAATGTTGTTGTGGCAGAAGTAAATAAATTAAATTATGAACTTAATTCGCAACTTGAGAAGGGACAAATTCCTTTGGGTAAATTGATAAGTAAAACAGATCACATAAGAAATAATGTTTGTAGTAAGATATTTTCATCAAATGAATTACAAAGTTTGTTCCAAAATTTTAAATTAGAAAAGAATATGTATCCTGTGAAGCAATACACCATAGATAAAGAGGGAGAATGTTGGTTTTACGTTTGTGAAGTATTTCATTATGACACTATATTAAAATATTTTAAAATAAGCAATTCTAATAAGAAATTACAATTAACTTAA
- a CDS encoding nitroreductase family protein, giving the protein MEKDFYQVVKQRRSIYGISKESTISDDRIKEIIELLVQETPSSFNSQSSRVVILFGQKHDKLWDITKEVLKKIVPENSFSTTEEKINSFKSGYGTILYFEDQNIVKGLQEQFPLYKSNFPIWSEQSSGMLQINVWNALSLEGLGATLQHYNPLIDDAVKEEWNIPSSWKLIAEMPFGKPTAAPGDKEYVPVEGKVKIFK; this is encoded by the coding sequence ATGGAAAAGGATTTTTATCAAGTAGTAAAACAAAGAAGAAGTATTTATGGAATAAGTAAAGAAAGTACAATTTCTGATGATAGAATAAAAGAAATAATAGAACTCTTAGTTCAAGAAACACCATCATCTTTTAACTCCCAAAGTTCAAGAGTTGTTATTTTATTTGGGCAAAAACATGATAAACTTTGGGATATTACAAAAGAAGTTCTTAAAAAAATAGTACCAGAAAACAGCTTTAGTACTACAGAAGAAAAAATAAATTCATTTAAAAGTGGATATGGAACAATACTATATTTTGAAGATCAAAATATAGTAAAGGGTCTTCAAGAACAATTTCCATTATACAAAAGTAATTTTCCTATTTGGTCTGAGCAATCATCAGGGATGCTTCAAATAAATGTGTGGAACGCACTCTCCTTAGAAGGACTCGGAGCTACCCTTCAGCATTATAATCCACTTATTGATGATGCAGTAAAAGAAGAATGGAATATACCTAGCAGTTGGAAGCTTATAGCTGAAATGCCCTTTGGAAAGCCTACAGCGGCTCCAGGAGATAAAGAATATGTACCAGTAGAAGGAAAAGTTAAAATTTTTAAATAA